The Naumannella cuiyingiana DNA window CGTCGCCGGCCATCTCCCGGTCCCGGAAGTCCGGCTCCTCCTCGGCGATCTCGGCGAGGGTGCGCCCCTCCCAGGTCCCGACCGCGATCTCGCGGAGTCGGGGATCCGTCGCCACCGGCTGACCGGTCAGCGCTGCCAGGGCGCCCGCCGTCTCCCGCGCCCGCGACAGATCCGAGGAGATGATCACATCGGGCCGAAGCGCCGCGATCGCCGGGGCGGCCGCGGCCACCTGCGCCCGGCCGACCTCGTTCAGCGGGATGTCGGCATGGCCCTGGAAGCGGAGTTGGACATTCCAGTCGGTCTGCCCGTGCCGCCAGACCACGATCCGCGATGCGGTCACGCGTCGTCCTCCGGCGTACCCGACCGGTCGTGCGTGGGCAGCTCCAGATCGAGCTGGGGGCAGTCGCGCCACAGCCGTTCCAGCGCATAGAACGCCCGCTCCTCGGCGTGCTGCACGTGCACCACCAACACCCCGTAGTCGAGCAGCACCCAACGGTTCTGCCGGTCGCCCTCGCGCCGGATCGGCTTCGCGCCGAGCTTCAGCAGTGCCTCCTCGACCGCGTCGACGATCGCGCCGACCTGGCGTTCGCTGGCCGCGCTCGCCACCAAGAAGATGTCGGTGATCGCAAGCTGCTCGGAGACGTCGAAGCCGACGATCTCGATGCCCTGCTTGTCATCGGCGGCCCGTGCCGCCGCGCGCGCCCATGCCAGGGCCTCCGGGTCCGCGCTCATCCGGCTCCTTCTCCGTCGTGATCATGCTCGGACTTCTGATCATTCCCGGGGGCGTACAGGCCCCGCTTGGAGATGTATTGCACGATGCCGTCAGGCACCAGATACCAGACCGGCTCGCCGGAGCGGGTACGCTCCCGGATCGCCGTCGAGGAGATCGCCATCGCCGGCACCTCCATCAACGTGATCTTGTCCTTCGGCAGATGCGCGACCGCCGGCGAGTTCAGCTCGACACCGGGCCGCGACACCCCGACGAAATGGGCAAGATCAAAAAGCTGGTCCGCCCCGCGCCAGGTGAGGATCTTGGCCAGCGCGTCCGCGCCGGTGATGAAGAACAGGTCGACGTCGCCGCGCTGCTCGCACAGGTCCTTCAACGTGTCGACCGTGTAGGTGTCCCCCGGCCGCTCGATGTCGACCCGGCTCACGGTGAACCGCGGATTGGACGCCGTCGCGATCACCGTCATCAGGTAGCGGTCCTCGCCCGGGGAGACCTCGCGGTCCTTCTTCTGCCACGGTACGCCGGTGGGCACGAAGACCACCTCGTCCAACCCGAACCGGCTGCCCACCTCGCTCGCCGCGACCAGGTGGCCGTGATGGATCGGGTCGAAGGTGCCACCCATCACCCCGAGTCGGTAGCGTCGCCCGGCCTCCTCGCCGTGCGCCAGCCCTGTCGCCTCCGTCATGCACGCACCATCGGTCAGCTGTGCGGGCGGCCCTTGCCGACGCCGCGGACGAGCTGCAGCAGGCCGATCAGCAGCAGGAACGCCACGATGCCGAAGACATAGGCGGGCATGGGCAGGTGATTGACGACCTCGGCCTCGAGCGGGATCAGCATGGCGACACCCTAGCC harbors:
- a CDS encoding histidine phosphatase family protein, with protein sequence MTASRIVVWRHGQTDWNVQLRFQGHADIPLNEVGRAQVAAAAPAIAALRPDVIISSDLSRARETAGALAALTGQPVATDPRLREIAVGTWEGRTLAEIAEEEPDFRDREMAGDDVRRSPTGETVTEVATRFAAALAEHADALADGQTLLVAAHGLAARVGSCAFLGMSGKDARLLRGMDNAGWLIMDRSGEGAWRMAAYNRVA
- the nadD gene encoding nicotinate-nucleotide adenylyltransferase encodes the protein MTEATGLAHGEEAGRRYRLGVMGGTFDPIHHGHLVAASEVGSRFGLDEVVFVPTGVPWQKKDREVSPGEDRYLMTVIATASNPRFTVSRVDIERPGDTYTVDTLKDLCEQRGDVDLFFITGADALAKILTWRGADQLFDLAHFVGVSRPGVELNSPAVAHLPKDKITLMEVPAMAISSTAIRERTRSGEPVWYLVPDGIVQYISKRGLYAPGNDQKSEHDHDGEGAG
- the rsfS gene encoding ribosome silencing factor; this encodes MSADPEALAWARAAARAADDKQGIEIVGFDVSEQLAITDIFLVASAASERQVGAIVDAVEEALLKLGAKPIRREGDRQNRWVLLDYGVLVVHVQHAEERAFYALERLWRDCPQLDLELPTHDRSGTPEDDA